The following coding sequences are from one Sulfoacidibacillus ferrooxidans window:
- a CDS encoding 3'-5' exonuclease: protein SNARKDLDRLIKQQRKEAAIADLVAEPSSGWWEFVRVFLKQISLETLVALSPDYESHERLKEVVRNTRTRIEELLKLEPDLPKALERFSDDQAVRILTIHKSKGLEFDSVIIMAVENEIFFGNQAENRCAYFVGVSRAKRRLVLTHADQRERPAGYT, encoded by the coding sequence GTCGAATGCTCGCAAGGATCTTGATCGACTAATCAAGCAACAACGGAAAGAAGCGGCTATTGCTGACCTGGTCGCGGAGCCTTCTTCTGGCTGGTGGGAGTTTGTTCGAGTCTTCTTGAAGCAAATCAGTCTCGAAACCCTCGTGGCGCTGTCGCCGGACTATGAGTCCCATGAACGGCTCAAAGAGGTCGTCCGAAACACCAGGACGCGCATCGAAGAGTTGCTCAAGCTGGAGCCAGACTTGCCTAAAGCCCTGGAGCGTTTTTCAGACGACCAAGCGGTACGAATTCTGACCATCCACAAGAGCAAAGGTCTTGAGTTCGATTCGGTCATCATCATGGCCGTCGAAAACGAAATCTTCTTTGGCAATCAGGCTGAAAACCGCTGCGCATATTTTGTCGGGGTTTCACGCGCCAAGAGGCGACTAGTTCTTACCCATGCAGATCAGAGGGAGCGCCCTGCTGGCTATACG